The Flavobacterium psychrophilum genome includes a region encoding these proteins:
- a CDS encoding endo-1,3(4)-beta-glucanase, which produces MAYNYQKYIKLSFFLIIAFSVQLLSAQITSVGNGSYTRTFPGADSAGRNSFPSGSPQLSGNALGKPVPTNDWWSSLVKENHAANLFNYPLAMRTVNQGLVVSYIVPTSTPNGSSQPLDDALPIVVGVSDLNATQATVSDYSDWTVTMNWANSSHSFTATAGIGMPFVYFTKNTADVAKIDIIEGTVTIANEMLVVTNSHQGADFAIYAPVGSTWQQTGNTYTSTLSGKNYWSLAYLPPSATDIPVVANEYKKYAYVFPSNTTATWNYNQNTSKLTTTFTVATDVKEGAETKVLLGLLPHQWAHLNSASPQPTGQSYNSIRGELKTLAGNTFTVENTFKGILPTLPYLDNYSEGFNPAKLDSKIAQIENDGLAEWTDSYNEGQVMNRLIQTARIADEMGDTEARNKIVATIKARLEDWLKVESGEVAFLFYYNSNWSTLLGYPAGHGQDNNINDHHFHWGYFIHAAAFMEQFEPGWAAKWGGMINLLIRDAASTDRNDTLFPYLRNFSPYAGHSWANGFATFPFGNDQESTSESMQFASSLIHWGTLTQNNTIRDLGIYIYTTEQTAIEEYWFDINHRTFKPGYGFSIASRIWGNGYDNQTFWTSDIAAAYGIEMYPIHGGSLYLGHNPDYAQSLWNEISAKTGILSNEANANLWHDTYWQYLSFIDPQAAINLYDSYPDRELKFGISDAQTYHWLHAMNALGRVNTSVTADYPIAASFVDNGVTTYVAHNYSASAIDVTFSDGYILNVPARKMKTSRDINALGVLASDFYQAYPNGSVNLTATVTGSGITKVEFFDGETSIGSDVTAPYQIQAANLALGIHGMYAKVFVGDQFNITNIISVQVGEQVPFTTAFQIPGTIQAGNYDVFEGGIGQNISYNDSSLNNQGGYRAAEYVDAAIDTQEGPTVGWITSGEWMEYTIDVQDSGLYNVVLRYASGNASGGGPFHFEIDGAAISPDVVLPTTGDWGTWVNKTVNNVALTKGKHILRLVVTNGEFNLGTMNFTFASPLAYVPPVADAGQNVVVVLPAATATLNGSLSNDPEGQPITYSWEQVYGPSVINFSNATAVSPAISNLAVGIYKCKLTVSDGTYSATDEVFIIVSASGNAAPSVSITSPVNGYSYIQGTPISINTTVSDLDGTITLVEFYNGTVKIGEATAAPYNFNWTTASVGNHSITAVATDSGGAQATSQVVNLSVSQVMSCTETASEAQQGAFSVGYESTFETVGTNVTIKIALLDTDKTGVVAFLWQQSPFTETAMDNVSGSTFSKTLSGQTLGQTINYAVKFAYAGGLSVTKYISYVVGSNCNQGGTDTDAPSGFTASVGAITATSVELVLKATDNSGSVVYDIAYGENSTSINGVSGVQKSVVINNLTPQTSYSFTIDAGDVTGNKVVNLIVLQATTIGDDSTDCSGTGSEVQQGTFSTGYNYAFKTSGTDVTITFEMLDTDKEGVVAYLWKETPFAEIPMTNVSGLKFSQTLTGQTIGETISYAVKFAYAGGLVVTEYVSYTVGDDCIMGTDNPELNNALVLYPNPAKDIAYVESKVSAISKIEVYSLLGSKILETTKNEIHTEGLSKGVYIVKVYLGNKSAIKKLIVE; this is translated from the coding sequence ATGGCATATAATTACCAAAAGTATATTAAGTTGTCCTTCTTCTTAATTATCGCATTTTCTGTGCAGTTGCTTTCCGCTCAGATTACTTCGGTGGGTAACGGAAGTTATACAAGAACATTTCCCGGAGCAGATTCCGCGGGAAGAAACTCTTTTCCATCGGGATCACCACAACTTAGTGGCAACGCCTTAGGAAAACCTGTTCCAACAAATGACTGGTGGTCTTCTTTGGTAAAAGAGAACCATGCTGCTAACCTGTTTAATTATCCACTTGCCATGCGGACGGTAAATCAGGGATTGGTTGTGAGTTATATAGTTCCAACTTCAACGCCAAACGGATCCAGTCAACCCCTGGATGATGCGTTACCAATAGTAGTTGGAGTTTCAGACCTGAATGCTACGCAGGCTACTGTATCGGATTACTCCGATTGGACTGTTACAATGAACTGGGCTAACAGTTCTCATTCATTTACAGCTACAGCCGGTATAGGCATGCCATTTGTCTATTTTACTAAAAATACCGCCGACGTCGCTAAGATTGATATTATTGAAGGCACAGTTACTATAGCCAATGAAATGCTTGTTGTAACCAACTCACATCAGGGTGCCGATTTTGCAATTTATGCACCTGTTGGTAGCACATGGCAGCAAACCGGAAATACGTATACTTCTACATTAAGTGGAAAAAACTATTGGTCTTTGGCATATTTGCCTCCTAGTGCTACTGATATACCTGTAGTTGCCAATGAATATAAAAAGTACGCTTATGTGTTTCCTTCAAATACAACAGCTACATGGAATTACAATCAAAATACCTCTAAGCTGACTACAACTTTTACGGTAGCTACGGATGTAAAAGAAGGTGCCGAAACAAAAGTGCTGTTAGGACTTTTACCCCATCAATGGGCGCATTTAAATTCCGCTTCTCCACAGCCTACAGGACAGAGCTATAATTCTATAAGGGGAGAACTTAAAACACTTGCGGGTAATACATTTACCGTAGAAAACACATTTAAAGGTATACTGCCTACGCTGCCTTATCTTGATAATTATAGTGAAGGATTTAACCCGGCTAAACTTGACAGCAAGATTGCTCAGATTGAAAACGATGGACTGGCAGAGTGGACAGATTCATACAACGAAGGACAGGTAATGAACAGGCTAATACAAACTGCCCGGATTGCTGACGAAATGGGAGATACCGAAGCGAGAAATAAAATTGTAGCTACTATTAAGGCGCGTCTTGAAGACTGGCTCAAAGTAGAATCGGGAGAGGTTGCTTTTCTGTTTTACTATAATAGTAACTGGTCGACGCTATTAGGATATCCTGCAGGCCACGGACAGGACAATAATATAAACGACCACCATTTCCATTGGGGATATTTTATTCATGCAGCCGCTTTTATGGAACAGTTTGAACCGGGATGGGCAGCAAAATGGGGTGGTATGATAAATTTATTGATTCGTGATGCTGCTTCAACAGACAGAAATGACACGCTTTTTCCTTATTTAAGGAATTTTAGTCCGTACGCTGGGCATAGCTGGGCAAATGGTTTTGCTACTTTTCCATTTGGAAACGATCAGGAATCAACATCCGAAAGTATGCAGTTTGCCTCCTCATTAATACATTGGGGAACGCTTACCCAGAATAATACTATAAGAGATCTTGGTATATATATTTATACCACAGAGCAAACAGCTATAGAAGAGTATTGGTTCGACATAAACCATAGAACTTTTAAACCGGGATATGGATTTAGTATTGCTTCAAGAATTTGGGGTAACGGATATGACAACCAGACATTCTGGACTTCTGATATTGCCGCTGCATACGGTATAGAAATGTATCCTATTCATGGCGGATCGCTATATCTTGGTCATAATCCTGATTATGCGCAATCACTATGGAATGAAATTTCAGCAAAAACAGGAATACTAAGTAATGAAGCAAATGCTAATTTATGGCACGATACTTATTGGCAGTATTTATCATTTATAGATCCGCAGGCTGCAATTAATTTATATGATTCTTATCCTGACAGGGAATTGAAATTTGGTATATCGGATGCACAGACTTACCATTGGCTGCATGCAATGAACGCACTCGGAAGAGTAAATACTTCTGTTACCGCTGATTATCCAATAGCAGCTTCTTTTGTGGATAATGGAGTTACTACATACGTTGCACATAATTATTCTGCATCGGCAATTGATGTAACATTTTCTGATGGATACATACTTAACGTACCGGCGCGAAAAATGAAAACAAGCAGGGATATAAATGCTTTGGGTGTGCTGGCGTCAGATTTTTACCAGGCTTATCCAAACGGAAGCGTAAATCTTACTGCTACAGTTACAGGGAGTGGCATAACTAAAGTAGAATTTTTTGATGGTGAAACGTCTATAGGATCAGATGTAACCGCTCCTTACCAGATTCAGGCGGCTAATTTAGCATTAGGAATTCATGGTATGTATGCAAAAGTATTTGTAGGCGACCAATTCAATATAACAAATATCATTTCTGTACAGGTAGGTGAACAAGTGCCTTTTACAACAGCCTTCCAGATTCCGGGTACTATTCAGGCAGGTAATTATGATGTTTTTGAAGGTGGTATAGGGCAGAATATATCTTATAATGATTCATCGTTAAATAACCAGGGAGGCTACCGGGCAGCCGAATATGTAGATGCTGCAATAGATACACAGGAAGGCCCAACTGTTGGATGGATAACTTCTGGCGAATGGATGGAATATACAATTGATGTTCAAGACTCAGGATTGTATAACGTGGTTTTAAGATATGCTTCGGGAAATGCAAGTGGTGGTGGGCCTTTTCATTTTGAAATTGACGGCGCTGCAATAAGCCCTGATGTTGTTTTACCAACTACAGGTGATTGGGGGACATGGGTAAATAAAACGGTAAATAATGTTGCCCTTACCAAAGGCAAACATATACTACGGTTGGTTGTGACTAATGGTGAATTTAACCTCGGTACTATGAACTTTACATTCGCTTCGCCTTTAGCATATGTTCCACCGGTTGCGGACGCAGGGCAAAACGTTGTGGTTGTATTACCTGCTGCAACTGCTACGCTAAACGGCTCATTAAGTAATGACCCTGAAGGGCAGCCTATAACATATAGCTGGGAACAAGTTTATGGGCCATCAGTAATAAATTTCAGTAATGCTACTGCTGTATCACCAGCCATTTCCAATTTAGCTGTGGGTATTTATAAATGTAAGTTAACTGTAAGCGACGGAACCTACAGCGCAACAGACGAAGTCTTCATCATTGTTTCAGCTTCAGGAAATGCTGCACCTTCTGTGTCTATAACATCTCCTGTAAATGGCTATTCTTACATACAGGGAACTCCAATTAGCATTAATACAACGGTTAGTGATTTAGACGGTACAATAACTCTAGTTGAGTTTTACAATGGAACTGTAAAAATAGGGGAGGCCACTGCGGCTCCGTATAATTTTAACTGGACAACAGCCAGTGTAGGAAACCATAGTATAACAGCGGTAGCTACTGACAGTGGTGGGGCTCAGGCAACCTCTCAGGTAGTTAATCTATCTGTTTCACAGGTAATGTCGTGTACCGAAACAGCCAGTGAAGCGCAACAAGGGGCGTTTTCTGTAGGTTATGAATCAACGTTTGAAACAGTTGGCACTAATGTTACAATTAAAATAGCATTACTTGATACAGACAAAACGGGAGTTGTAGCATTTTTATGGCAGCAGTCGCCATTTACAGAAACAGCTATGGATAATGTTTCGGGCTCGACTTTTTCTAAAACATTAAGTGGTCAGACATTAGGGCAGACCATTAATTATGCCGTTAAATTTGCTTATGCAGGAGGGCTTTCGGTAACAAAATACATAAGCTACGTTGTCGGTAGTAATTGTAATCAAGGTGGAACTGACACCGACGCTCCATCAGGTTTTACAGCTTCGGTTGGAGCTATAACAGCAACGTCAGTAGAATTGGTGCTTAAGGCAACCGATAATTCAGGAAGCGTTGTTTATGATATAGCATATGGTGAAAACTCAACATCCATTAATGGTGTTTCAGGAGTCCAAAAATCAGTTGTTATAAATAATCTTACTCCGCAAACATCGTACAGTTTTACTATTGATGCCGGTGATGTTACAGGTAATAAAGTTGTTAATCTTATTGTGTTGCAAGCAACCACTATTGGAGATGACAGCACAGATTGTTCCGGAACAGGTTCTGAAGTGCAGCAAGGCACTTTTTCAACCGGATATAATTATGCATTTAAAACTTCGGGAACTGATGTTACCATCACTTTCGAAATGCTAGATACAGATAAAGAAGGCGTAGTTGCTTATTTATGGAAGGAAACACCGTTTGCAGAGATACCGATGACTAATGTTTCAGGTCTTAAATTCTCGCAGACTCTTACAGGGCAGACTATTGGTGAAACGATATCGTATGCTGTTAAATTTGCCTATGCGGGAGGGTTAGTTGTTACTGAATATGTTAGCTATACTGTAGGCGATGATTGTATTATGGGAACAGATAATCCTGAGCTTAATAATGCATTAGTATTATATCCCAATCCGGCAAAGGATATCGCTTATGTTGAGTCTAAAGTTTCAGCGATATCAAAAATTGAAGTTTA
- a CDS encoding chloroperoxidase, with product MSTLKVKDGTKIYYKDWGTGQPIVFHHGWPLSADDWDTQMMFFLKQGYRVIAHDRRGHGRSGQSSEGNNMDTYVSDVAELTAALDLKDAIHIGHSTGGGEAIRYVAQYGKDRVAKAVLISAVTPIMVKNESNPEGVPLSIFDEIRKGTGFSRAQYFYDFPTAFYGWNREGAEAQEGIKYNWWRQGMMGSVLAHYEGIKAFSESDFTEDLKSVEIPVLVLHGEDDQIVPFNQAPRAAKLLKNGKLISYPGFPHGMPTTEAETINNDILAFIKS from the coding sequence ATGAGCACACTTAAAGTAAAAGACGGAACTAAGATTTATTACAAAGACTGGGGAACAGGGCAACCTATTGTTTTTCACCATGGATGGCCTTTATCAGCCGATGACTGGGACACACAAATGATGTTTTTCCTAAAACAGGGGTATAGGGTAATCGCTCATGACCGCAGAGGACATGGACGTTCAGGTCAGAGTTCTGAAGGAAACAATATGGATACTTACGTATCTGATGTTGCAGAACTAACAGCAGCGTTAGATTTAAAAGATGCTATTCATATTGGGCATTCAACAGGTGGTGGAGAAGCTATTCGTTATGTTGCGCAATATGGTAAAGACCGCGTTGCCAAAGCGGTATTAATAAGTGCTGTAACGCCAATCATGGTAAAAAATGAAAGCAATCCTGAAGGTGTGCCATTGTCAATTTTTGATGAAATCCGTAAGGGTACAGGATTTAGCAGGGCACAATATTTCTATGATTTCCCTACAGCATTTTACGGATGGAACCGTGAAGGAGCAGAAGCTCAGGAGGGTATCAAATATAACTGGTGGCGCCAGGGAATGATGGGGTCTGTATTGGCACATTACGAAGGTATTAAAGCTTTTTCTGAATCAGATTTTACTGAAGATCTTAAAAGTGTTGAGATTCCTGTTCTTGTACTTCACGGAGAAGATGACCAGATTGTACCTTTTAATCAGGCACCAAGAGCTGCAAAACTTCTTAAAAATGGTAAGCTAATTTCTTATCCGGGATTCCCTCACGGTATGCCTACCACAGAAGCAGAAACAATTAATAATGATATTTTAGCTTTTATCAAATCATAA
- a CDS encoding histidinol dehydrogenase: MQKIINPPTEKWSEISQRPVLQSLELDDLVQQIFIEIKRNGDSTLKKYTKLFDGATIENIKVSEDEITESVNLVSDELKAAIQLAKANIEKFHTAQAENKQIIETTPGVNCWRESRPIEKIGIYIPGGSAPLFSTILMLGVPAQIAGCREIVLCTPPDKNGTINPAILYTAQLIGITTIYKVGGIQAIGAMVIGTESIDKVDKIFGPGNQYVTAAKQGALKYGVAIDLPAGPSELLVIADANANPDFVAADLLSQAEHGADSQVILLSDDETIIDKTIIAISAQVEELPRKEIALKALHNSKALLLADLKACVDFSNLYAPEHLIIACENTDDLTNNIINAGSVFIGNYSCESIGDYASGTNHTLPTNGFAKNYSGVSLDSFVKKITFQKVSAEGIKNIGPAVEIMAAAEQLEAHKNAVSIRLKAFEND, translated from the coding sequence ATACAAAAGATAATAAACCCTCCGACAGAGAAATGGTCAGAAATAAGCCAACGACCAGTATTGCAAAGCCTTGAACTGGATGATCTTGTACAGCAGATCTTTATTGAAATTAAACGAAACGGCGATAGCACATTAAAAAAATATACTAAATTATTTGACGGTGCTACTATTGAGAATATCAAAGTAAGCGAAGATGAAATTACTGAAAGTGTAAATCTGGTTTCAGACGAATTGAAAGCAGCCATTCAACTGGCTAAAGCTAATATTGAAAAATTTCACACAGCACAGGCAGAAAATAAACAAATAATTGAAACTACTCCTGGAGTTAATTGCTGGAGAGAAAGCAGGCCAATTGAAAAAATCGGTATTTATATACCGGGAGGTTCTGCCCCACTGTTTTCTACTATACTAATGCTTGGTGTGCCTGCACAAATAGCAGGATGCCGCGAAATTGTATTGTGCACTCCACCAGATAAAAACGGAACAATTAATCCTGCTATTTTATACACTGCCCAACTTATTGGGATAACAACAATTTATAAAGTAGGCGGTATTCAGGCAATTGGTGCCATGGTTATTGGAACTGAAAGTATCGATAAAGTTGATAAAATTTTTGGCCCTGGAAATCAGTATGTAACAGCTGCCAAACAAGGTGCCTTAAAATATGGTGTCGCTATCGATCTGCCTGCAGGGCCAAGCGAATTACTCGTAATTGCCGATGCAAATGCTAATCCCGATTTCGTGGCTGCCGATCTTTTATCGCAGGCGGAACACGGTGCCGATAGTCAGGTTATACTTTTATCTGACGATGAGACTATAATCGATAAAACCATAATTGCCATCAGTGCACAGGTAGAAGAATTACCCCGTAAAGAAATTGCATTAAAAGCGCTGCACAACAGTAAAGCTTTACTTCTTGCTGATTTAAAAGCCTGTGTTGATTTTAGCAATTTATATGCCCCCGAGCACTTAATTATAGCATGTGAGAATACGGATGACTTGACCAATAATATCATAAATGCAGGATCGGTTTTTATCGGTAATTACAGTTGCGAAAGCATAGGTGATTATGCAAGCGGAACAAATCATACGTTGCCTACAAATGGTTTTGCAAAAAATTATAGCGGTGTTTCGTTGGACAGTTTCGTGAAGAAAATAACCTTTCAGAAAGTAAGTGCGGAAGGAATTAAGAATATTGGCCCCGCTGTTGAAATAATGGCTGCAGCAGAACAACTGGAAGCGCACAAAAATGCCGTATCAATACGATTAAAAGCTTTTGAAAATGATTGA
- a CDS encoding ATP phosphoribosyltransferase: protein MSKLKIAVQKSGRLSEKSLQLLNECGIRLSNGERKLKTTSSNFPIEILFLRDDDIPQYVEQGVADIGIIGENEVWEKNKNVTTIKKLGFANCRLSLAVPKDVDYSGISYFNNKKIATSYPVILQQFFNENNLKAEIETISGSVEIAPGIGLADGIFDIVSTGSTLQINGLKEVEVVTNSEAVLIANSSLTADKQDILDSLLFRMQSVKNAAENKYILLNAPNEAVSQIAALLPGMKSPTILPLNEEGWSSMHSVIKEDDFWYIIDKLKSLGAQGILITNVEKMIL from the coding sequence ATGAGTAAATTAAAAATAGCCGTCCAAAAAAGCGGCAGGCTGAGCGAAAAATCACTTCAGTTATTAAACGAATGTGGCATAAGGCTTTCTAACGGAGAGCGCAAACTTAAAACTACCTCTTCAAACTTTCCTATCGAAATTTTATTTCTTCGAGATGACGATATTCCGCAATATGTTGAACAGGGCGTTGCAGATATTGGTATTATTGGCGAAAACGAAGTCTGGGAAAAAAACAAGAACGTTACTACTATTAAAAAACTGGGATTTGCCAATTGCAGACTTTCTTTGGCTGTACCTAAAGATGTTGACTATTCAGGTATAAGTTATTTTAACAATAAAAAAATAGCCACAAGTTATCCTGTTATACTTCAGCAATTCTTCAATGAAAATAACTTAAAGGCAGAAATAGAAACCATTAGCGGCAGCGTTGAGATTGCTCCGGGTATTGGCCTGGCCGACGGGATATTTGATATTGTAAGCACCGGGAGTACCCTTCAGATCAACGGACTTAAAGAAGTTGAGGTTGTTACCAACAGTGAGGCAGTTCTTATAGCTAATTCAAGTCTGACAGCAGATAAACAGGATATTTTAGACAGTCTTTTATTCAGGATGCAATCGGTTAAGAATGCTGCTGAAAACAAATACATTTTACTTAATGCTCCAAATGAAGCAGTTTCACAAATAGCGGCTCTCCTGCCGGGTATGAAAAGCCCAACTATACTTCCATTAAATGAGGAAGGCTGGAGCAGTATGCATTCTGTTATCAAAGAAGATGATTTTTGGTACATTATAGATAAGCTCAAATCACTAGGTGCGCAGGGAATACTCATTACTAATGTTGAAAAAATGATTTTATAA